In Crinalium epipsammum PCC 9333, the genomic window CAACTCTCCAGGGCCATTTGAGAGAATTAAAATATCAACTGCTTGCTCTAACACATTTAATTGTTTTTAACTTATAAATTATTAAAAGTTTAAAGATACAAAACTGTTCGCAAACCTGCATCTACTTCTTCTTGCAAACTCACTGGTAACGAACTAATACGCTCAGTCAAAAATGACTTATCTACAGTAAGTATTTGTGAAACATTTACAACGGAATCTCTAGGTAAACCACTTGTTTGAGAGGATAACAAAACGTTTCCAGGTGCATTTGCAAGTTCAATATTGGAGGTGATAACTACAACAATCACCGTCCTGATACGACTTTGGATAAATGTATCATCCTGTATAATCAGTACAGGTCTACGATAGCCTGGTTCTGAACCAATTGGATCAGGTAAATCTGCCCACCAAATCTCTCCACGATACACTACCAATCCTCACGCTGTAGAGACATAAACTGCATCTTTGACATTACAGGATCTAACTTGGAAGATTCTTGAGGGTAAACCTCATTTAGCTTGAATAAAATCTGCTCTCGGTTATAACGCTGCAAATATACTTTTAATGCTTCAGTGTAAAGTTCGCTTCGAGACATTCCTAATCGTTTAGCAACTGCATCAGCTTCTTCAAAAATTGCATCTGGCAGAGAAATAGCAGTTTTCACTCACTGGCTCCTCAATATAGTTATAGCCAACCTTAGTTATACTATGTTTATACCATTTTTGATCATATTTTTGTATTTTTGGCAATAACCTTTAATTGAAAATATGTAAATAATTGTAAATTAATTCCTAGCTTTACTATTATTTATGTAAAGAAACGTAAATAAAGGTATCATTTTTTATATCAAATTGTGTCAGATAAGCGCCAAAAGCCCCATCAGGACAGCATTTTTTGGTAAAACAACTGATGCGTCCCCAATTAATGACGCTAACTGATCCTTGCACCAAGAGAACCATCGAAGGAGCAACACCGTATGTTCACTCACGTCAAGTCCACCATTCGCCACATAGCCCCAGATGATATTAGGGGCAGATCGTTACTTAAGGTGGTCTATGTCGTGCTAGAGCCGCAGTACCAGAGCGCCCTCTCAGCAGCCGTTCGCTCAATTAATAAGAACCACCCACAGATGGCTATTGAAATTAGTGGCTATCTGCTAGAAGAACTTAGAGATCCTGAAAATTATGCAGATTTAAAGCGGGATGTAGAAAAAGCCAATATATTCATAGCTTCACTAATTTTTATTGAAGACTTAGCTGAAAAGGTTGTAGCAGCAGTAGAACCCCACCGCGATCGCCTTGATGTTGCAGTCGTCTTCCCCTCTATGCCAGAGGTGATGCGCCTGAATAAGATGGGTAGCTTCTCAATGGCACAATTAGGGCAATCTAAGAGTGCGATCGCTCAATTCATGCGGAAGCGCAAGGAAAAATCTGGTGCTGGCTTCCAAGACGGAATGCTGAAGCTGTTGCAAACCCTGCCTAAAGTCCTGAAATACCTCCCAATGGACAAAGCGCAGGATGCCAGAAACTTCATGCTAAGTTTCCAATATTGGTTGGGTGGTTCCTCTGAAAACCTCGAAAACTTCCTGCTGATGCTGGCAGATAAATATGTTTTCAAAGGTGGAGAGATGCGAAATTTCGCGGCTCTCAAATACAATGAACCCGTAACTTACCCAGATATGGGCATCTGGCATCCTTTAGCGCCTCAAATGTATGAGGATGCTAAAGAATATTTCAACTGGTACAACAGCCGTAAAGATATTCCAGAAGATTTAAAAGATCCTCTTGCGCCTTGCATCGGTTTAGTATTGCAACGCACCCACCTAGTTACAGGTGATGATGCTCACTATGTGGCGATCGTGCAAGAAATGGAAGCGATGGGCGCACGGGTAATACCTGTGTTTGCAGGTGGTTTAGACTTCTCCAAACCCATTGATGTTTATTTCTACGATCCACTTTCTAAGGGACAAACCGCTATTGTAGATACAGTTGTATCTTTAACTGGATTTGCCTTAGTAGGTGGCCCTGCTAGACAAGATCATCCGAAAGCGATCGACTCTTTAAAACGCTTAAATCGTCCTTACATGGTTGCCCTGCCTTTGGTATTCCAAACTACGGAAGAATGGCAGGAGAGTGATTTAGGATTGCACCCAATTCAAGTAGCATTACAAATTGCGATTCCTGAATTAGATGGGGCAATTGAGCCGATTATTTTATCTGGAAGAGATGGCGCTACTGGAAAAGCGATCGCACTTCAAGACCGGATCGAATCTGTCGCTCAACGCGCCTTAAAATGGGCAACACTACGCCGCAAACCAAAATTAGATAAAAAAATTGCCATTACCGTTTTTAGCTTCCCTCCAGATAAAGGTAATGTTGGTACGGCTGCTTACTTAGATGTATTTGGTTCCATCTATGAAGCAATGCAAGCATTGCAACACAACGGTTATGACGTGCAAAACTTACCCGCGTCATCCAAAGAATTGATGGAACAAGTCATCCATGACGCGCAAGCACAATATAGCAGCCCAGAATTAAACGTAGCTTACCGGATGTCAGTACCAGAATATGAAGAACTGACACCTTATTCGCAGCGTTTAGAAGAAAACTGGGGGCCACCGCCTGGAAATCTCAACAGCGATGGACAAAACCTGCTAGTTTATGGTAAGCAATTCGGGAATGTCTTTATCGGCGTTCAGCCAACATTTGGTTATGAAGGCGACCCGATGCGGTTGTTATTCTCTCGTTCTGCGAGTCCCCATCACGGTTTTGCAGCTTACTACACATATTTAGAAAGAATTTGGAAAGCTGATGCTGTGCTACATTTCGGCACACACGGTTCTTTGGAATTCATGCCTGGTAAGCAAATGGGGATGTCTGGAGAGTGTTATCCAGATAACTTAATTGGTTCAATTCCCAATCTTTATTACTACGCAGCAAATAACCCCAGTGAAGCGACAATTGCTAAACGTCGCAGTTATGCAACAACCATCTCCTATTTAACTCCACCTGCTGAAAATGCTGGGTTGTATAAGGGGTTAAAAGAACTCAGCGAGTTAATTGCTTCTTATCAAACCTTGAAAGATACCGGACGTGGTATCCCCATTGTTAACACCATCATGGATAAGTGTCGGATAGTGAATCTGGATAAGGATATTAACCTGCCAGAAACCGACGCGAAGGATATGGATAGTGAGGAACGGGATACCATCGTTGGCAATGTGTACCGCAAGTTAATGGAGATTGAATCGCGGTTGTTACCTTGTGGGTTGCACGTAATTGGTAAACCGCCAACTGCTGAGGAAGCGATCGCAACTCTCGTCAACATTGCTAATCTAGATCGAGAAGAAGAAAATATTCTCAGTCTTTCCCGCATCATCGCCAATAGTTTAGGGCGTAATATTGACGAAGTATATCAAGGAAGCGATCGCGGCGTATTAGAAGATGTCCAACTTCTCCAAGACATTACCCTCGCTTGTCGCGCTGCTGTTGCTGCTTTAGTCAAAGAACAAACCGACGCGGATGGGCGTGTTTCCTTAGTTTCCAAGTTGAACTTTTTCAACATGGGTAAAAAGGAACCTTGGATTGAAGCATTACATCAAGCAGGTTATCCCAAAGTTGACCCAGAAGCGATTAAACCGCTATTTGAATATCTGGAATTTTGCCTCAAACAAGTTTGTGCAGATAACGAACTTGGCGCATTACTGCGAGGATTAGAAGGCGAATATATTCTACCAGGGCCAGGAGGCGACCCCATCCGTAACCCTGATGTCTTACCTACAGGTAAGAATATGCACGCCCTCGACCCCCAATCTATCCCCACCGAAGCAGCAGTTAAATCCGCCAAAATAGTTGTAGACCGACTATTAGCGCGTCAAAAACTGGATAATGGCGGCAACTGGCCTGAAACTATCGCCTGTGTACTTTGGGGAACAGACAACATCAAAACTTACGGTGAATCTCTCGCCCAAATCATGTGGATGATTGGTGTAAAACCAGTACCAGACGCATTAGGACGGGTGAACAAATTACACCTAATTCCCTTAGAAGAATTAGGTCGTCCTCGCATTGATGTTGTAATTAACTGTTCAGGTGTATTCCGCGACTTGTTCATCAACCAAATGAACTTGCTTGACCAAGGTGTGAAAATGGCAGCAGAAGCGGATGAACCCTTAGAAATGAACTTCATCCGCAAACACGCATTGCTGCAAGCAGAAGAAATGGGTATTAACCTGCGTCAAGCTGCAACTCGCGTGTTCTCTAATGCTTCCGGTTCTTATTCTTCTAACATCAACCTAGCAGTAGAAAACAGCAGTTGGGAAAGCGAATCTGAGTTACAGGAAATGTACTTAAATCGCAAATCTTTTGCCTTTAGTGCAGATAATCCAGGCATGATGGGAGAATCACGGAAGATATTTGAATCAGCATTAAAAACGGCTGATGCTACATTCCAAAACTTAGATTCTTCCGAAATCAGCTTAACCGACGTTTCTCACTATTTCGACTCCGACCCCACAAAAATTGTTGAAACTTTACGGGGTGACGGTAAAAAACCAGCATCTTATATTGCTGACACTACTACCGCTAACGCTCAAGTTCGTACCTTATCAGAAACCGTGCGTTTAGATGCCCGTACCAAGTTACTTAATCCTAAGTGGTACGAGGGAATGTTAAGTCATGGTTATGAAGGTGTGCGCGAACTTTCAAAGCGTTTAGTTAATACTATGGGTTGGAGTGCAACTGCTGGCGCTGTTGATAACTGGGTGTATGAAGATGCGAATAGCACCTTTATCAAAGATGAGGAAATGTGTAAGCGATTGATGAATCTCAATCCCAATTCTTTCCGCAAGATGGTATCAACTTTGTTGGAAGTGAATGGGCGCGGTTATTGGGAGACTAGCGAGGATAATTTAGATCGTTTGCGCGAGTTGTATCAAGAGGTTGAGGACAGAATCGAAGGAATTGAGTAATACACAATAAGTAGGCTTTAAATAGAGGCGCTCCTTGTCTCTATTTAAAGCCTAAATTTTTCGATTTGCTAAGACAGCCAAACCAAATTCATTTTCTTTGTGCTACTCTTTACAGAGGTTCTGTTGAACCCGTCGTTCTGTCGAACAAAAACAAAACAGGAAAAATATGAAGACATTAGAGTTAGCTTTTTCAGCTAAGAATGCTTGCCGTAGCTACGTTGAAGGCAGCACAGAAATTTGGAATCTTACTGTCTCCGCACCAGAGATTCCCCAAGAATTACCATACGGACCAAATGCACGCAATGCCAGTTTAAGTGCAAAGCCAGCTAAAGCAATGCTCAAAACTCTGAACAAGGAGCCTGAAAAATTCATCCTGTTCAACAGTGGAATTATGCTAATTGCTAATAAAATCTCAGCACCAAAGAGAATGGACGGGGGAGAATTCAAAGTTGAGCTAGAACTTGAAGTACCTACTACGGAAGATGAAGGTGATTTTCTTGGTCATGGTGTAATTAATGGAGGACACACTTACAAAGCTCTAATGCACGCTTTGCATGGGCAGCATAAACTAAAAGAATCATATCCTAAGATTTCAAAAGCTTATGTACAACTTTCTGTAGCAGTGGGAATTGAAGAAAGTGAAATTTCTCAAATAAGTTATGCTCGTAACCTTAGCTTATCAGTCCCTGTTTACGCATTAAAGAATTTAGATCACATTTGGAAGCCGATAGAGACAGCTTTACCTGATGAATATCGGCGCAATGTGATTTTTAAACCTAATGAAGATGGGGAATTCGATGGAAAAGCTGAGTATGATGTAACTGACATAGTTCGCCGTTTAGCACTACTAAATAACGAATTATTCGATTTTCGCCAAGATAAACATCCTATCAAGGCTTATCAATCACGCGGTACTTTAGTTCAAGAGTGGGATGAGGAAAAGTATAAGAAAGTTATTCCATTACTAAAAGATATTCTGTGGTTAGAAGAACAGATTATCAAACAGCATGAACAGGTTAACGGAACAGGAGCAAGCGGCAAAAAGATTGTCATTGCCAAAGTTAGCGGGTGTTCACAGAAACAAATGAAATTGATCACAGGCTATGTCAGTCAACTAACTATCGGTGACATTTTTTATATGCCTGTACTTGCCGCATTTCGAGTATTTATTAAGGACGGAAACTGGATTAAACCAGTAGAAGAATTGTGGGAAGAATGGGGAGCTAAACTGGTTGATCGCTTGTGGGATACCTACAAAAGTGAAGGACGTAGTAGCGCCTCTGCTTTTGCGCGTTCAAAATCTACTTGGTCAACTTTAACAAATATGGTAGCTCTACAATTCATCCAGATTTAAGCCACATTTGATTGAAGGCAGAGCGATTGCATTTTATTAAATACAAACATAATAACGATGCGATCACTTCTGCTTTTATACAATCTTCTTGCATAAATTTATGAAGCAGGAAAAACTATTTTTTTAGCTCTAGGTAATCGCTTTTTCTAAACAGCACGAATGGCTTTAATCCCTGAAGATATAATCACAACAGTTTTAGAATTGCAAAGACGGCTTTTAGCTATCATTCATCAAGCAACAGCCACAGGATTTACAATTTTTCAAAACTATGGCGAGACTGAAACAACTCTTATAGCTCTAGAAGACTTTGATAATATTAGAGAAAAGGCATACACCTACTATTCTAGGTTTAATACCTTACTTGGTAGGATTGCAGAATCTCAACCCATTGCTGACAGGGCTATTCTTGAGTTACTAAATAGATCTATAGCTGAAGCACAAGCCATAATAGATGCAGCCGAAGCATCTATCCGCGAAGAAAAAAGGAATTTTAACTTACCATGACACAAAATCAACCCCTTCCTAACTTAGAACAAGTTAAGCAAACATCCGCAAAAATCAAAGAAGTTTGCCAACGTGCTGACGCTGGTATATCTATTTTAGATGATTTAATTGCTCAACTAGACCAGCAAATCCGGTCTTCACCAATGTATTCTTATCGTTTAAATAAGGCAAAGCATTTATTAAATATCAAATCAGAAATATAAAGCTATGTAGGTTGGGTTGACGCAAGGAAACCCAACATTAAATTCCCTGATAGGTTGCGTTGCGCGATCGCTCCTATTTATAAACATCCCCGCGAGAACCAATAGCTGCGATTACATATAACTGATTGTCTTTATCCTCAATAAACAACACCCGATATTTACCAACACGCAATCGTAACTCAGGGCGACCTTTTAAAGATTTAATATCAAGTCCTGTAAAATCTTTAACTAAGGTATCTAAAGCATTGATAATACGCACTTGGTCATCTGGTTGCATTCACTCTAAATAGCGTTGTGCAGGTTTCAAGAGAATGTAGTCAGCCAATTTTGTCTCCAAATAGCTTTGATTTAAGTTCTTTTGAAGATATTCCTGAATCTCTGCCTGCTAAATAATCTTGCAAAGCTGCTTCACTTTCTGCTATTTCTTCTA contains:
- a CDS encoding type II toxin-antitoxin system RelE family toxin — translated: MQPDDQVRIINALDTLVKDFTGLDIKSLKGRPELRLRVGKYRVLFIEDKDNQLYVIAAIGSRGDVYK
- a CDS encoding type II toxin-antitoxin system PemK/MazF family toxin, which gives rise to MYRGEIWWADLPDPIGSEPGYRRPVLIIQDDTFIQSRIRTVIVVVITSNIELANAPGNVLLSSQTSGLPRDSVVNVSQILTVDKSFLTERISSLPVSLQEEVDAGLRTVLYL
- a CDS encoding magnesium chelatase subunit H; amino-acid sequence: MFTHVKSTIRHIAPDDIRGRSLLKVVYVVLEPQYQSALSAAVRSINKNHPQMAIEISGYLLEELRDPENYADLKRDVEKANIFIASLIFIEDLAEKVVAAVEPHRDRLDVAVVFPSMPEVMRLNKMGSFSMAQLGQSKSAIAQFMRKRKEKSGAGFQDGMLKLLQTLPKVLKYLPMDKAQDARNFMLSFQYWLGGSSENLENFLLMLADKYVFKGGEMRNFAALKYNEPVTYPDMGIWHPLAPQMYEDAKEYFNWYNSRKDIPEDLKDPLAPCIGLVLQRTHLVTGDDAHYVAIVQEMEAMGARVIPVFAGGLDFSKPIDVYFYDPLSKGQTAIVDTVVSLTGFALVGGPARQDHPKAIDSLKRLNRPYMVALPLVFQTTEEWQESDLGLHPIQVALQIAIPELDGAIEPIILSGRDGATGKAIALQDRIESVAQRALKWATLRRKPKLDKKIAITVFSFPPDKGNVGTAAYLDVFGSIYEAMQALQHNGYDVQNLPASSKELMEQVIHDAQAQYSSPELNVAYRMSVPEYEELTPYSQRLEENWGPPPGNLNSDGQNLLVYGKQFGNVFIGVQPTFGYEGDPMRLLFSRSASPHHGFAAYYTYLERIWKADAVLHFGTHGSLEFMPGKQMGMSGECYPDNLIGSIPNLYYYAANNPSEATIAKRRSYATTISYLTPPAENAGLYKGLKELSELIASYQTLKDTGRGIPIVNTIMDKCRIVNLDKDINLPETDAKDMDSEERDTIVGNVYRKLMEIESRLLPCGLHVIGKPPTAEEAIATLVNIANLDREEENILSLSRIIANSLGRNIDEVYQGSDRGVLEDVQLLQDITLACRAAVAALVKEQTDADGRVSLVSKLNFFNMGKKEPWIEALHQAGYPKVDPEAIKPLFEYLEFCLKQVCADNELGALLRGLEGEYILPGPGGDPIRNPDVLPTGKNMHALDPQSIPTEAAVKSAKIVVDRLLARQKLDNGGNWPETIACVLWGTDNIKTYGESLAQIMWMIGVKPVPDALGRVNKLHLIPLEELGRPRIDVVINCSGVFRDLFINQMNLLDQGVKMAAEADEPLEMNFIRKHALLQAEEMGINLRQAATRVFSNASGSYSSNINLAVENSSWESESELQEMYLNRKSFAFSADNPGMMGESRKIFESALKTADATFQNLDSSEISLTDVSHYFDSDPTKIVETLRGDGKKPASYIADTTTANAQVRTLSETVRLDARTKLLNPKWYEGMLSHGYEGVRELSKRLVNTMGWSATAGAVDNWVYEDANSTFIKDEEMCKRLMNLNPNSFRKMVSTLLEVNGRGYWETSEDNLDRLRELYQEVEDRIEGIE
- a CDS encoding AIPR family protein → MKTLELAFSAKNACRSYVEGSTEIWNLTVSAPEIPQELPYGPNARNASLSAKPAKAMLKTLNKEPEKFILFNSGIMLIANKISAPKRMDGGEFKVELELEVPTTEDEGDFLGHGVINGGHTYKALMHALHGQHKLKESYPKISKAYVQLSVAVGIEESEISQISYARNLSLSVPVYALKNLDHIWKPIETALPDEYRRNVIFKPNEDGEFDGKAEYDVTDIVRRLALLNNELFDFRQDKHPIKAYQSRGTLVQEWDEEKYKKVIPLLKDILWLEEQIIKQHEQVNGTGASGKKIVIAKVSGCSQKQMKLITGYVSQLTIGDIFYMPVLAAFRVFIKDGNWIKPVEELWEEWGAKLVDRLWDTYKSEGRSSASAFARSKSTWSTLTNMVALQFIQI
- a CDS encoding CopG family ribbon-helix-helix protein, encoding MKTAISLPDAIFEEADAVAKRLGMSRSELYTEALKVYLQRYNREQILFKLNEVYPQESSKLDPVMSKMQFMSLQREDW